GCCGCCTTCCGGGACAATTTCGGATCGGCATTTGAAACCGCCTACCGTTCGTATTTCGGGCGTCTGACGTATAGCTTTAAAGACAAATACCTGATTCAGGCAAATATCCGCCGCGATGGTTCCTCCCGATTCAACGCCAATTATCGTTGGGGTACATTTCCATCAATATCAGCGGGTTGGGTAATCAGCGAAGAGGAGTTCTTCAAAAAACAGAACTTGGTTTCTTTCCTCAAACTTCGGGCCTCCTGGGGTACCCTCGGCAATGAGCGTATCGGAAATTACCCTTCAGTGGGAATCATGAATTTTGGCAATGCTCTTTTTTATCAAAACAACATTGCCACCGCACAGCAAACCGCCGCTCAGGTACAGTATGCCATTCAGGATATTTCCTGGGAGAAAACGGCCTCTACCGACCTTGGACTCGACGCTTATTTCTTAAAAAATCGCCTGCGCCTAACCGCCGATGTGTATTATAAAGAAACCAAAGACATGCTGCTGGCGTTGCAGATCCCAATTTTTGTGGGTTTTGAAAACCCCAACCAAAACACGGGGGTAATGACCACCAAAGGCATCGACCTTGATCTGGGCTGGACCGACAACATCGGCAAACTGAGGTACTCGGCTTCCGTAAATCTATCGCAATTTCAGTCGATCATGGGTGATTTAGGCGGTACCGAATTTATCGGCGACCGCATCAAAAAGTTAGGAAGTCAGTTTGACGAATGGTACGGTTATCGTTCCGAAGGAATTTACCAAACCCAGGAAGACGTCAACAATTCACCCAAACTCAATGCCAACGTAAAAGTGGGCGATATGAAATACACCGACATCAGCGGCCCCAACGGCGTACCCGACGGAAAAATCTCCCCCGAATACGACCGCGTACTGCTCGGCAGCTCGCAGCCACAGTGGATGTACGGCGGAAACTTCAAGTTAGACTACCAAGGATTTGATTTAGGTGTTACTTTCCAAGGCATTGGGTATCAAAACACTTCTCTGCTTTCGTATACCGATTACAATGCCGAAAACTGGGGTGTGTTTCCGGTATATATGGATGGCAGTACTTGGAGTTTGAACAATACGGCAGATCAGAATTTAGCGGCCAAATACCCCCGATTTACCGAAACAAACAAAGGACTGAACCGCGCGTTATCTGATTTTTGGTTGTTTAACGGAGGCTATTTTCGGTTGAAAAACATCACATTGGGTTACACTCTTCCCCAAAATATCTCTCGGAAAATCATGGCAAACAACATACGTTTTTACATCAATGCCACCGATATTTTCTCGCTCAACAGATACCCAAAAGGCTGGGATCCCGAAGGACTGGGGATTGTTTCGACATTTTTGGGCGGCTTTACAATTGGTTTTTAATTTAATTCTCCGACTCACAATGAAAAAAAAGATATTCAGCGCAGCCTTAAGCTTAATTTTATTAGCTTCCTGCCAAAACTCATTAGACCTTTATCCCCTTGCGGAGCCTTCGGCCGAGAAGTGGTATTCTACCGAAACAGAAATTCAATTGGCCCTCAATGACCTCTATCGTATTGATTTCTGGCAATGGGATGAGGATGGAACGAGCAACAACTTTATATCGGATGATGGCTTTTATCGCCAAACCCTCACGCCTGTCAAATCGGGTACAATAACGAGTCAGTGGGCGTTTTCGACCACCCTCTGGCGTAATTCTTACAAAGCCATTGCCCGGGCCAACCGAGCCATTTTGGCCCTCAACAGCGATGAAACGAAAGCAAAGGTCAACAAAGCTAAGTTGGACGTTTATTTGGCAGAAGCGCGTTTGCATCGAGCCGGGCAGTATGCTAAGCTGGTCGATAAATTTGGCGATGTAGTGTACAGCGACGAGGTCATCAGCATCGAAGATGCTTACACCAAAGGCCGTACCGACAAAAAAACGGTAATAACCAAAATCTACGAAGATTTTGATTACGCCATTACCAACTTACCTGCGAGTTATCCCGTTTCGGCCGTAAAACGAGCCACCAAAGGCGTAGCAATGGCCCTAAAAGCCCGTTTTGCACTTTATCAAAAAGACTATAAAGTAGCCGGAGATGCCGCCAAAGCCTGCATGGATCTGAACCAATACGTACTGCATCCCGACTACGGAAATTTATTTTTGCAAAGTACCAAAAACTCAAAAGAGATTATCTTCTCCATTCCCCGTTCGCTGGAATTGAAAGTGACCGCCGGCCCTACTTCCGACATTATCAGTCGAAACTCGGGAGGCTTTGCGGCGGCCAATCCTACTTGGGATCTCTTTTGCTCCTACCTCTGTACTGACGGAAAAACCATTGATAAATCCCCGCTGTATGACCCTCGCAATCCCTTCAAAAACCGTGACCCGCGCTGTACAGCCACCATCGTTGA
Above is a window of Runella slithyformis DSM 19594 DNA encoding:
- a CDS encoding RagB/SusD family nutrient uptake outer membrane protein, encoding MKKKIFSAALSLILLASCQNSLDLYPLAEPSAEKWYSTETEIQLALNDLYRIDFWQWDEDGTSNNFISDDGFYRQTLTPVKSGTITSQWAFSTTLWRNSYKAIARANRAILALNSDETKAKVNKAKLDVYLAEARLHRAGQYAKLVDKFGDVVYSDEVISIEDAYTKGRTDKKTVITKIYEDFDYAITNLPASYPVSAVKRATKGVAMALKARFALYQKDYKVAGDAAKACMDLNQYVLHPDYGNLFLQSTKNSKEIIFSIPRSLELKVTAGPTSDIISRNSGGFAAANPTWDLFCSYLCTDGKTIDKSPLYDPRNPFKNRDPRCTATIVEFGQPHLGFIYDPHPNALQVTRVSTNTKVTNNDNRANAQFASFNGLIWKKGVDDSWLLNGRLIEPEQTIVRYADVLLMYAEAKIEQNQIDKSVLDAINSVRARAYKAALSATTAYPAITTTNQAELRRELRMERRMELAFEGLRYMDIVRWGIAGKVLNRPIYGMLDPVDLRSKVVNQNLWFFPGTPTIDEDGTPDFSEMGKTGLIKNLVPTTWNDRQYLWPIPTSEIQINPNMKQNPGY